The following coding sequences are from one Rutidosis leptorrhynchoides isolate AG116_Rl617_1_P2 chromosome 11, CSIRO_AGI_Rlap_v1, whole genome shotgun sequence window:
- the LOC139875455 gene encoding uncharacterized protein, whose protein sequence is MADYLAELSGELEVINERIALKSEVNETWELYTDGASCAEGAGAGLVLVSSNGEEHTYALRFNFDVTNNEAEYEALLAGLNIAQKMNIVKLRAFTDSQLVANQFSGSFEAHDPSMQKYLQLLKETAARFEYFELAQVPRSQNKKADALSKLAALTFSHFQKQVWVEELPSKSIDSDLMVASVTEAQPNWMEPILQYIRNDILPEDSREARLVRERAPMYIIQDDVLYRKSYCGPMMRCVGPIEAEMLVEEVHNGSYKLADMEGRTLPNAWHAVLLKRYYA, encoded by the exons ATGGCAGATTATCTCGCAGAGCTGTCTGGGGAGTTGGAAGTGATCAATGAGCGAATTGCGCTAAAATCGGAAGTTAATGAAACTTGGGAGTTATATACTGATGGTGCTTCTTGTgcggaaggtgcaggtgcgggtttagttttggtCAGTTCTAATGGCGAAGAGCACacttacgcactgcggtttaatttcgaTGTAACAAACAACGAGGCTGAATATGAGGCATTGCTTGCAGGCTTAAATATTGCGCAGAAAATGAATATTGTCAAGTTACGTGCATTTACAGATTCGCagttagtagcgaatcagtttagcgGATCTTTTGAGGCACATGATCCTTCTATGCAGAAGTACTTGCAATTGCTAAAAGAAACTGCTGCGCGGTTTGAATATtttgaactcgcgcaagtgccTAGAAGTCAAAACAAAAAAGCAGACGCTTTGAGCAAGCTAGCCGCTCTAACATTCtcgcattttcaaaaacaagtatgggttgaggaattgccAAGTAAGTCCATTGATAGTGATTTAATGGTCGCTTCTGTTACAGAGGCgcagccaaattggatggaaccaatccTGCAATATATCCGCAATGATATTTTGCCAGAAGATAGTCGCGAAGCCCGATTAGTGCGAGAGCGAGCGCCGATGTATATCATTCAAGATGATgtcttatatcgcaaatcatacTGCGGACCAATGATGCGCTGTGTTGGTCCAATAGAGGCGGAAATGCTTGTTGAGGAAGTACATAATG GCTCATATAAACTTGCGGACATGGAAGGGCGAACTTTGCCTAATGCATGGCATGCCGTTcttttaaagcgatattatgcataa